The segment AACTCGTCGGCAGCGTCAGATGTGTATAAGAGACAGCCTCCACGGCCGGCGCCAGCCACCGGAATCCCAGGGGAACCTCCGAAGTCATATCCTTGCAAAACAAACAATCACGCTCCATATTTGCAAACATGATCGAACGCCACTTGTTGCCCGTGCTGATCGAGCGGCTGGGCGAGATGCCTGCCGTGGTGCTGCTCGGACCGAGGCAGACCGGCAAGACTACACTCGCTCACGAGGTAGCCCGGAGGACCGACTCGATCTATCTCGATCTCGAATCCGAGAAGGACAGGGCCAAACTGGCCGAGCCCGAACTCTATCTCGAGCGATATACAGGGAAGCTCGTCATCATCGACGAGATACACCGCATGCCCGGGCTCTTCGGCGTACTGAGGGGGATCATCGATCGCACCCGTCTGGCCGGCGGCGGGAGGGGCATGTACCTGCTGCTGGGATCCGCCTCCATGGACCTGCTGAGGCAGTCCGGTGAGACCCTCGCCGGACGCGTGAGCTACCTCGAGCTGGCTCCCTTCTGCATCGGGGAGGTCGGCTCCGACGCCGGGCGGATGGACGAACTCTGGGTGCGGGGAGGGTTCCCCGACAGCTTCCTGGCCAGGAGCGGGGTCGCGAGTTTCAGGTGGAGGAGCGATTTCATCAGGTCCTACCTCGAGAGGGACATCCCGCAGCTGAGGCCCCGGATTCCGGCCGAGAGGCTGAGGAGACTGTGGATCATGCTCGCCCACGACCAGGGCGGCATGCTGAACATCTCCCGGCTTGCAGGGAACATCGGAGTGGATGTGAGGACTGCCTCGCATTACGTGGACCTTCTGGCGGACCTACTCCTAGTGCGCAGGCTCCTGCCCTGGGCGTCCAACACCGGGAAAAGGCTCCGGAAATCCCCCAAGGTCTATGTGAGGGACAGCGGGCTCGTTCATGCCCTGCTGTCGATCGGTGACCGGGAGGCGCTCCTGTCGCATCCGGTGGTCGGGCAGAGCTGGGAGGGATTCGTGATCGAACAGCTCATCGAATCCTGTCCGGCGGGAACGCAGCCATTCTTCTACAGAACCGGGGGAGGTGCCGAGATAGATCTCCTGCTCGACCTGCCCGGAGGTGTCCTCTGGGCTGTCGAAGTGAAGCGGAGCATGGCGCCCGGCCCCGGGCGGGGGTTCCATTCGGCCTGTGCGGATCTCTCGCCCACAGGCAGGTTCATCGTCTATCCAGGATCGGAGAGATACCCCCTGGCGGAGGGAATCGATGCGATCCCGCTCCCGGTCCTGGCAGGGATGCTTTCGGAATCCGGTTGAAGACGACGGACGTGACCGGGTCTGACCGGTGTCAGGCTGCTATTGTGTTGAAGCTCCTGTCTCCCCTGCGGCCTGGACCGTCAGCGCATCCTGCCGAGCCTGAGATCTCCAGGGACTTGACCCCGTTCCATCATACTCTAATAATCAGAGAACTCTGGGAAAGGAGTGATGATGGACGCTAATTCAGTTGAATCCGACATCCGCTACGTGCGCGGGCTGGTCGACAGGTCCTCGTCGGGCTCCATCCCGGCCTCCGTGTTCCTTCTCTGGGCTGTTCTGGTCCTTGCGGGCTTCGCCATGGTGGACTTCGCACCCCGGCAGACTGCGCTGTTCTGGATGATCGCCGGGCCCGGGGGCGGGCTTTTGAGCGGGCTCCTGGGACGCAGGGCCGGCGTGAGGATGGGGCAGCTCGACAGGGAGACAGGGATCAGGCACTCGCTCCACTGGGGCGGGATGATGCTGGTGGTCATCCTGGCCGTGATGCTGGCCGTCCGGGGTTTCGTGCAGGGCACCGTTCTGAGCCAGGTCATCCTGCTGGTCGTCGCAATGGGATGGTGGGGCGCCGGGGTCCACTTCGACAGGAGCTTCCTGCTCCTCGGCGGCGTGATGATGGCCGGGTTCGTCGCGACGCTCTTTGCGCTGCCGTACGCATGGACGGCGACCGGTGTGCTGACCGCCGCCTCGCTTGTGGTCATCGCGCTGGGGAGGAGAAGGAGAGATGCCTGAGGGGAAGCGCGGATCGGACGAGGAGATCCGCGGCACGCTCGAAGGGGTGAGCGGGCTCCTGTCCCACAGGGTGAGGCTGGGGATATGCGTTCTCCTGTCGCGGCATTCGGCGCTCTCCTTCTCGCGCCTCAAGGAGCTGCTGGGCGAGACTGACGGCAGCCTGGGCGCCCAGCTCAGAAAGCTGGAGGACGAGGGATTCATCTCGGCGCGCAAGGAGTTCCGCGACAGGAAGCCGGTGACGTGGTACACGCTGACGCCGGCAGGACGGGATGGTCTCCACAGCCACTTCGACGCCCTGGAATCCCTCATCGGCCGGTCGTGACCCCGCTTCGTTGACCCGCCTCCGGTGCCGGCGTATCATGGATGCAGGAATATCCAATCCGGGAGTCAGGAGGCCCCTATGCGCAGAATCCTGGTTCCGGTGCTTCTCCTGCCGATCGCTTCGCCAGCAACGACATACACCCAGACGGACTGGAGCGGCGGCCCCGGCGTCCCCGGGCCGGTAGAGGACTGGGGCACTGCATTCCAGCAGGAGAATCACGTCTGCTGGTCCATCACCGGCGTACTCCACCTGGACACGAACTACGTCGAGCAGAGCTTCATGCCAGCGATCCCCATCCTCACCGGGCAGGGGTCGCCCACCGCGATATGCTCGTCCGACCTCACCGGTGACGGACTGCCCGACATCGCTGGCGGATTCTGGGACACTAGCCGGGTGATCCTGTGCGTGAACCCAGGGATCACGGGCCCCTGGCAGTCGATCATGGTCGATGACGATGCGCCCGAACCCGTCATGCTGTCGGCAGCCGACTTCGACGGCGACGGCGACACCGACCTGGCCGTCTCCGAATCCGGTGCGGACAGGATATCCTGGTATCGGAACTCGGGATCGGGATCGGCATGGACCGAGAACAGGGTGGGGGCCTGCCCCGACGCATACTCGTGCCTCGCCTGGGATCCCGATCTCGACGGCGACGCGGACATCCTCTGCACATCCCGCGCAGGCGGATGGGTGGGATGGTTCGAGAACGCCGGCGGGGCCGGTACCTCCTGGGTCCTCCACATCATCGACGACACCCTCCCCGGTCCGATCACCGCGGTCACCGGCGATTTCGACGGGAACGCCGGGCCCGACCTGGCCGTCGCGGGTACGGGCGGCATCCGGCTCGCCGCATTCACTTCGCCCGGGTACGGCAGGACGGTGATCGAGACCGCGACGCTGGGCTGTACGTTCTACGGTCTCGTCGCGGCCGATTTCGACGGCGACGGGATGGACGACATCGCCGCCGGGTCGGTGATATCCGACGAGATCTACTGTTACCTCGGCACCGGCTCTCCGCCTTCGTGGAACCCCGTCGAAGTCGTGCACAAGGCTTCGAGCTGCCTGGAGGCCAGGGACCTCGACTCTGACGGCGATCTCGACATCGTCTCCTCTTCCGCCATCGACAACGGCCTCGTGCTGAGGTTGAACACCGGGACCGGAACCTCGTGGGCTCCGAAACCCATCCTGCCCATCGGCACCGGCGGGTTCTTCTGGATGACCCATGGTGACTTCGACGGAGACGGTTACGGCGATCTGGCAGGATCGTCCTACTCCGGGCAGGCGCTCGTCACAATGCCGTGGGGTGATCGCGCGATCCTCTACAGCACCGGATCGCTCGCGTCGTCCATCCTCCACGTCGACACCTCCTCCGGGGAGCCCTGGTTCATGAGGTTCGAAGGCAGCACATACCTGACGATGCGCGTCAGGTCCTCGGACGATCCTTCGGAGATGGGAAGCTGGTCCGCCGAGCTGTTCATGCTGCCGGGATCCTGGGAGTCGCTCGCCGGATACGTCGACCCCGGCGACGAGTACGTGCAGTACCTGGTGAGCCCGACCCAGAACGAGGAGTGGGGAGATCCCGTGGTGACCTCTGTTTCGCTCTCGGACGACATCACCGGGATCGGGGGCGGATCGGAACCGGGATGCCCCGTCATCGCCCCGGCCAATCCCGCAAGAGGCTCGATCTCGCTCATCGTGGCATCCGCCGCGGAAGGGCCTGCGTCCATCGACATCTTCGACATCTCGGGGAGGCTCGTCGATACGATGCTCGAAGGCGTCCTCGGAGCCGGGGAGCGAGTCATCACAGGAGACTCCGACCTGCCCTCGGGATGCTACACGGTCAGATACTCCGTGGACGGCCGCGAGGGGACCCTCCGCATCGTCCTGCTGAGATAGGGGGCGTGTATGAGCATCATCATGCTGTCTCTGGCCTGCATCCTCGCAGGAGATGCTGCACCGCCTGCGCAGCTCCATGTACTGGAGGGCGCCGCTCCCCTGACCGAAGGGAGTGTCCTGGTCTTCCGCGGCGCCGGGTTCCGCCTGGCCATAGGCCCTGCTCCCGCGGGGAGCCTCGTGCTCGACCCCGAAGCCGGGGCGCCCGATGATTACGCCGCTATCATGGGCGAATACCTGCGAAGCCCGCTCGCCTGCAGCGACTATGGCTCCGTCCTGTACGAGAGGGATGGCGTCAGCTTCGTCAGGCTCGATCCGGGGCGGACCGCAGCTCTCACCGAAGCCACCGTCAGGCTGAGGCCCCTCGTGGAAAGGCCGGTAAGGCCGGAGCTGCCCCGGAGCGTGTCGTTCGATCCGTGGGTGGAGCAGATCGTGGCATCGGTGAGCGAGGACTCGATCATCTCCATCATCGGAAGGCTCGAGCGGTTCGAGAGCAGGTACTGGAGCAACGATTCGTTCCCGGCGGCGCGCGACTGGGCGATCGCAAGGCTCGAGAGCATGGGTTACGAGGTCGAGGTGCAGGAATTCTTCGTCGACTCGCCCGGGGTGTCGCAGAACCTCATCGTCACGATCCCCGGAACGGTGTACCCGGACAGGTACTGGATGATCGGAGGCCACCTCGATTCCGGGCACAATCCCTACGAAGTGTTCCCGGGTGCCGATGACAATGCATCCGGATCCGTGACGGCGCTCGAGGCGGCACGTACGATGCTGCCCTACCAGTTCGAGTACACGGTGAAGATCGCGCTGTGGGGGGCGGAGGAGGCCGGGCTCGTGGGCAGCGGGTTCTATGCAGCCGAAGCAGCGGCCGCGGGTGACTCCATCATGGGATACGTCAACCTGGACATGATCCTCTACGGCCCGGTGATCGGACCGAGCAGCTTCGACATCGTGAGAGTCTACTACAACGACTCTTCAGCCGCGTTCAGCGACCTGTACGACCAGTCCACCGATCTCTACGTCCCCGACCTGGAGAGGATCTACACCTATGCGACTATCGGCGGCAGCGATCACTTATCGTTCTGGGCGAACGGCTTCACCGCGATAGACCTGTACGAGAGCATGCTAGGCGAGAATCCGTACTACCACAGGTATGACGACCTTATCGCGAACTACCTCGAGTTCTTCCCGTTCGGCACGAACGTGGCGAGGAGCGCGGTAGCCTGCATAGCTGCGCTTGCCGTCCCTGTGGGCCTGGGGATCGGAGAGGGGCCGGGCCGTTCCGTGGCAGTCAGCGTCTCTCCTTCGCCGGCGGCATCTGTCGTTCTGGTTCAGACCTCGGGGTTCGGACCTGTTCAGGCTTCAGTGACCCTGTACGACCTCGCGGGCCGGGAGGTCGGGTCGGCTGTGCTCGACGAGGGAGGCGGGGTCGAGTTAGGCGTGTCATCCCTGCAGCCCGGGGTCTACCTGGTGAGGGTGGCTGAAGGGGACGGTCCGACCGGCACGGCCAGGCTGGTGGTCTGCCGGTGAAGACGAGGAGAGTGGGGCATCGAACCCGCGCGTACGGGGCAGTCCTGTCGGCAGTCATGCTTCTTGCCGCGTCCTGCGGCACCAGTGTCACACGAACCACCCCGGTGATCGACACCGGGACGATCCGCGGCCGCCTGTCATTCCCCAGTGAATACCTCGAGCCCCAGCGCGTGGTCGCTTTCGACTCGGAGACGCTCGAGCCGGTGGCGTCGGTGGAGACCGACGGGGGGCAGGCCTCCTACTCTCTCCGGGTTCCGGAGGGGAACTACGTCGTCGTCTCCTATCCCCGCGATCCGGAAATGTCGGCATTCGTGGCAGGATACTCCCAGGCCGTCCCCGCCGGCCTGATCTACGGCCTGGAAGACCATTCGCTGATCGAGGTGGAGGTCGAGGCGGGCTCGGTGGTGACCGGAGTGGATCCGACGGACTGGTACGCCCCCGAGGGCACGTTCCCTGCCGAACCCTAGCCGGTTCACGACCGCCCCCTGCCCCTCCGCCGTTTTCGATCAGCGATCGATGCATCTGAATACCTGACATCCCCCGACCCTCCTGCAAGGCTTTCTTCGCCGAGCCTTGCGATCCAGAGATATGAGGGCGATACTCTCATCGGGGATCCATGACGTGATGCAGGGAGGGGACCATGAAGATGCGGCTCCTGTCCATATCATTGCTGATCCTGGCGGCGGGCCCCGGGTGCGACTCGTTCTCGTACCCCTTCAC is part of the Candidatus Fermentibacter sp. genome and harbors:
- a CDS encoding T9SS type A sorting domain-containing protein, whose amino-acid sequence is MRRILVPVLLLPIASPATTYTQTDWSGGPGVPGPVEDWGTAFQQENHVCWSITGVLHLDTNYVEQSFMPAIPILTGQGSPTAICSSDLTGDGLPDIAGGFWDTSRVILCVNPGITGPWQSIMVDDDAPEPVMLSAADFDGDGDTDLAVSESGADRISWYRNSGSGSAWTENRVGACPDAYSCLAWDPDLDGDADILCTSRAGGWVGWFENAGGAGTSWVLHIIDDTLPGPITAVTGDFDGNAGPDLAVAGTGGIRLAAFTSPGYGRTVIETATLGCTFYGLVAADFDGDGMDDIAAGSVISDEIYCYLGTGSPPSWNPVEVVHKASSCLEARDLDSDGDLDIVSSSAIDNGLVLRLNTGTGTSWAPKPILPIGTGGFFWMTHGDFDGDGYGDLAGSSYSGQALVTMPWGDRAILYSTGSLASSILHVDTSSGEPWFMRFEGSTYLTMRVRSSDDPSEMGSWSAELFMLPGSWESLAGYVDPGDEYVQYLVSPTQNEEWGDPVVTSVSLSDDITGIGGGSEPGCPVIAPANPARGSISLIVASAAEGPASIDIFDISGRLVDTMLEGVLGAGERVITGDSDLPSGCYTVRYSVDGREGTLRIVLLR
- a CDS encoding transcriptional regulator; this translates as MPEGKRGSDEEIRGTLEGVSGLLSHRVRLGICVLLSRHSALSFSRLKELLGETDGSLGAQLRKLEDEGFISARKEFRDRKPVTWYTLTPAGRDGLHSHFDALESLIGRS
- a CDS encoding M28 family peptidase, encoding MSIIMLSLACILAGDAAPPAQLHVLEGAAPLTEGSVLVFRGAGFRLAIGPAPAGSLVLDPEAGAPDDYAAIMGEYLRSPLACSDYGSVLYERDGVSFVRLDPGRTAALTEATVRLRPLVERPVRPELPRSVSFDPWVEQIVASVSEDSIISIIGRLERFESRYWSNDSFPAARDWAIARLESMGYEVEVQEFFVDSPGVSQNLIVTIPGTVYPDRYWMIGGHLDSGHNPYEVFPGADDNASGSVTALEAARTMLPYQFEYTVKIALWGAEEAGLVGSGFYAAEAAAAGDSIMGYVNLDMILYGPVIGPSSFDIVRVYYNDSSAAFSDLYDQSTDLYVPDLERIYTYATIGGSDHLSFWANGFTAIDLYESMLGENPYYHRYDDLIANYLEFFPFGTNVARSAVACIAALAVPVGLGIGEGPGRSVAVSVSPSPAASVVLVQTSGFGPVQASVTLYDLAGREVGSAVLDEGGGVELGVSSLQPGVYLVRVAEGDGPTGTARLVVCR
- a CDS encoding ATP-binding protein, which codes for MLIERLGEMPAVVLLGPRQTGKTTLAHEVARRTDSIYLDLESEKDRAKLAEPELYLERYTGKLVIIDEIHRMPGLFGVLRGIIDRTRLAGGGRGMYLLLGSASMDLLRQSGETLAGRVSYLELAPFCIGEVGSDAGRMDELWVRGGFPDSFLARSGVASFRWRSDFIRSYLERDIPQLRPRIPAERLRRLWIMLAHDQGGMLNISRLAGNIGVDVRTASHYVDLLADLLLVRRLLPWASNTGKRLRKSPKVYVRDSGLVHALLSIGDREALLSHPVVGQSWEGFVIEQLIESCPAGTQPFFYRTGGGAEIDLLLDLPGGVLWAVEVKRSMAPGPGRGFHSACADLSPTGRFIVYPGSERYPLAEGIDAIPLPVLAGMLSESG